One genomic region from Knoellia sp. p5-6-4 encodes:
- a CDS encoding trypsin-like peptidase domain-containing protein, with amino-acid sequence MSQTHHDQHAGAPTGQPADADRTAEIRRDAHDTQPVWYGPSGGGAAPRQAPAHDADRQGWASPSGSPTGYPTTHPGSPSPYGAEPAHAAFGAPQSPAGPPPPASPREGAEHAQPAKPRRWAELTAVAALAAVLASGGTYAATQLDGGAQTSSTASSSSSLGRGTDQAPVQQADAANPNWTATAAAVSPSVVAIAVQAQGGSGQGSGVVIDREGHVLTNNHVVTGGGQGARITVTLSDGRTYRATIAGTDPSTDLAVLTLQDPPDNLEPVALGDSDALKVGDPVMAVGNPLGLAGTVTTGIVSALDRPVTTSGEDSLSGQSEPVVTNAIQTSAAINPGNSGGALVNAGGQLVGINSSIATLGASQGSQGGSIGIGFAIPVNEAKTIATQLIEKGSAQHALLGVTSRDGSASDGSAERAGATIAEVQPGTPAAEAGLRSGDTVIAVNGERVDSSLSLVAQIRERTVGDNVTLKVLRDGKELELTATLTAKSDSSS; translated from the coding sequence ATGAGCCAGACCCACCACGACCAGCACGCCGGCGCCCCCACGGGGCAGCCCGCTGACGCGGACCGCACCGCTGAGATCCGCCGTGACGCCCACGACACCCAGCCCGTCTGGTACGGCCCGTCGGGCGGCGGCGCCGCCCCACGCCAGGCCCCCGCGCATGACGCCGACCGGCAGGGCTGGGCCTCCCCGTCCGGGTCCCCCACCGGCTACCCGACCACCCACCCCGGGAGCCCCTCCCCCTACGGCGCCGAGCCGGCACACGCTGCCTTCGGTGCCCCACAGTCCCCGGCTGGACCGCCCCCGCCCGCCTCACCGCGGGAAGGGGCAGAGCACGCCCAGCCGGCCAAGCCCCGCCGTTGGGCGGAACTGACCGCCGTCGCAGCGCTGGCCGCCGTGCTGGCGAGCGGCGGCACCTATGCCGCGACCCAGCTGGACGGAGGCGCGCAGACGTCCTCCACTGCGAGCTCCTCGTCCAGCCTGGGTCGCGGCACGGACCAGGCCCCCGTGCAGCAGGCCGACGCCGCCAACCCGAACTGGACCGCCACAGCCGCGGCAGTGTCCCCGAGCGTCGTGGCCATCGCTGTGCAGGCCCAGGGTGGCAGCGGCCAGGGCTCGGGCGTCGTCATCGACCGCGAGGGCCACGTCCTCACCAACAACCACGTGGTGACCGGCGGGGGCCAGGGCGCGCGGATCACCGTCACCCTGAGCGACGGGCGCACCTACCGGGCCACCATCGCGGGCACGGACCCGAGCACCGACCTCGCCGTGCTCACCCTGCAGGACCCGCCGGACAACCTCGAGCCCGTCGCGCTCGGCGACTCCGACGCCCTCAAGGTGGGCGACCCGGTCATGGCGGTCGGCAACCCGCTGGGCCTGGCCGGCACCGTCACGACCGGCATCGTGAGCGCGCTGGACCGGCCGGTGACGACCAGCGGGGAGGACAGCCTGAGCGGCCAGTCCGAGCCGGTCGTGACCAACGCCATCCAGACCTCCGCGGCCATCAACCCGGGCAACAGCGGCGGCGCGCTGGTCAACGCCGGCGGCCAGCTCGTCGGCATCAACAGCTCCATCGCCACCTTGGGGGCCTCGCAGGGCTCGCAGGGCGGCAGCATCGGCATCGGCTTCGCGATCCCCGTCAACGAGGCGAAGACCATCGCCACCCAGCTGATCGAGAAGGGCTCGGCGCAGCACGCGCTGCTCGGCGTGACCTCGCGCGACGGCTCGGCCTCCGACGGCAGCGCGGAACGCGCCGGGGCGACCATCGCCGAGGTGCAGCCGGGGACGCCGGCGGCCGAGGCTGGCCTGCGCAGCGGCGACACCGTCATCGCCGTGAACGGCGAGCGGGTCGACTCCTCGCTCTCTCTCGTGGCCCAGATCCGGGAGCGCACCGTCGGCGACAATGTCACCCTGAAGGTCCTCCGGGACGGCAAGGAGCTCGAGCTCACCGCGACCCTGACGGCCAAGAGCGACAGCAGCAGCTAG